Proteins encoded together in one Qingshengfaniella alkalisoli window:
- a CDS encoding substrate-binding domain-containing protein, with the protein MIRPFILSLAAAALLPLGAFADEPFIVVQSTTSTQNSGLFDDILPKFTDGSGIEVRVVAVGTGQAIKNAENGDGDVLFVHAKPSEEAFVEAGHGTSRHDVMYNDFVIVGPPSDPAGVKGMNDVVAALTKIAQAQAPFASRGDDSGTNKAELLLWDEAGVDPGAASGDWYQETGSGMGATLNTGTGMGAYIMSDRATWISFGNKSDYEIVVEGDPKLFNQYGIILVNPEKHPNVKAEDGQAFIDWMLSDVGQQAIADYKVDGQQLFFPNATGSDG; encoded by the coding sequence ATGATCAGACCATTCATCCTGTCGCTCGCCGCCGCCGCATTGCTGCCCCTTGGTGCGTTTGCGGACGAGCCGTTCATCGTGGTGCAATCGACAACCTCGACACAGAATTCGGGCCTGTTCGATGACATCCTGCCAAAATTCACGGACGGCTCCGGCATCGAGGTCCGTGTCGTTGCCGTCGGTACCGGCCAGGCCATCAAGAACGCTGAAAACGGGGATGGTGACGTTCTGTTCGTGCACGCCAAACCGTCGGAGGAAGCATTCGTGGAGGCTGGCCACGGGACCAGCCGTCACGACGTGATGTATAATGACTTCGTGATCGTCGGCCCGCCCTCCGATCCTGCGGGTGTGAAGGGGATGAACGATGTTGTTGCGGCATTGACCAAGATCGCGCAAGCGCAGGCACCGTTCGCGTCACGCGGTGATGACAGCGGCACCAACAAGGCGGAATTGCTGCTTTGGGATGAGGCCGGCGTCGATCCCGGTGCTGCTTCCGGGGACTGGTACCAGGAAACGGGCTCTGGGATGGGCGCGACCCTGAACACAGGCACGGGAATGGGCGCCTACATCATGTCCGACCGCGCTACCTGGATCAGCTTTGGCAACAAGAGCGACTACGAGATTGTCGTCGAAGGCGACCCGAAGCTCTTCAATCAGTATGGCATCATTCTGGTCAATCCGGAGAAACATCCGAACGTGAAAGCCGAGGACGGGCAGGCCTTCATCGATTGGATGCTTTCAGATGTGGGGCAGCAGGCGATCGCCGACTACAAAGTTGATGGTCAGCAGCTGTTTTTTCCGAACGCGACCGGGTCGGACGGCTAG
- a CDS encoding ABC transporter permease — MDSAVSIIGQAFGLILDADAALVEIVGLSLRVTITAVVFACLIGFPVGAVVGASRFPGRGAVVVAMNALMGLPPVVVGLMVYLMLSASGPLGVLGLLYTPTAMIIAQTVLVCPIVAALARQTVEDLNAEYADEFAALRLPMDQRVKALLWDGRFALLTVALAGFGRAVAEVGAVIIVGGNINHVTRVMTTTIALETSKGNLELALALGIILLLIAFLVNAAVMSIRGASRQVAHA, encoded by the coding sequence ATGGACTCAGCCGTTAGTATCATCGGTCAGGCATTTGGTCTGATCCTCGACGCCGATGCCGCGTTGGTGGAAATCGTCGGCCTATCGCTCAGGGTGACAATAACTGCTGTCGTATTTGCCTGTCTGATTGGTTTTCCTGTCGGTGCTGTCGTCGGGGCGTCGCGATTCCCGGGACGCGGGGCGGTCGTTGTGGCGATGAACGCATTGATGGGGCTGCCCCCCGTTGTCGTGGGGCTGATGGTGTATTTGATGCTGTCGGCATCTGGCCCGCTTGGCGTGCTGGGGCTCCTCTACACTCCAACGGCCATGATTATTGCGCAGACCGTTCTTGTGTGCCCGATAGTCGCCGCACTGGCCCGTCAGACGGTTGAGGACCTGAATGCCGAATACGCCGATGAATTTGCCGCCCTTCGCTTGCCAATGGATCAGCGTGTCAAGGCGCTGCTTTGGGATGGGCGCTTTGCCTTGCTGACCGTGGCCTTGGCAGGCTTCGGTCGCGCCGTGGCCGAGGTCGGTGCGGTCATAATCGTGGGCGGGAACATCAACCACGTTACCCGCGTGATGACGACGACAATCGCGCTGGAGACGTCAAAGGGCAATCTGGAACTGGCGCTGGCGCTCGGAATCATCCTGCTGCTGATTGCCTTTCTTGTGAACGCCGCAGTGATGTCGATCCGCGGAGCTTCGCGGCAGGTGGCACATGCGTGA
- a CDS encoding helix-turn-helix transcriptional regulator, whose translation MPDTPRFLTTKEVANLLRVKERKVYDLAAADEIPHRRVTGKLLFPSADIERWIAGSQGVERPALVTGSHDLLLDWAIRASGSEMATFYDGSTDGLNRFVKGEAAMCGLHIPDRDGWNIEALEAASVTDCVLVGFARRRRGLLISPDSDIRSVGELRGRAVILRQPGAGSATFFELALVQADLAVSDLAPLPVIARTETEAAEAVAGGTAEAAIGLETLADQFNLGFVPLTIEAFDLLINRRSYFTTPVQHLLAFMRTADFAAKARTLKGYEIAAAGEVRWLSA comes from the coding sequence ATGCCTGACACGCCCCGCTTTCTGACCACGAAGGAGGTGGCCAATCTTCTGCGTGTGAAGGAACGCAAAGTCTACGACCTCGCAGCGGCAGACGAGATCCCGCACCGGCGGGTGACCGGCAAGTTGCTGTTTCCAAGCGCCGATATCGAACGATGGATCGCTGGCAGCCAAGGGGTGGAGCGCCCCGCTCTCGTGACAGGATCGCATGACCTGTTGCTCGACTGGGCGATACGAGCCTCGGGCAGCGAGATGGCGACCTTCTATGACGGCAGCACGGACGGGCTCAACCGTTTCGTGAAGGGTGAAGCGGCGATGTGCGGGCTGCACATACCTGATCGTGATGGCTGGAACATCGAAGCACTTGAGGCAGCATCTGTCACTGACTGCGTGCTTGTCGGTTTCGCACGCCGCAGGCGGGGGCTGCTCATCTCCCCGGACAGCGATATCCGATCAGTTGGCGAACTGCGCGGGCGAGCCGTCATACTTCGTCAGCCAGGCGCCGGAAGCGCAACATTCTTCGAGCTCGCCTTGGTCCAGGCGGATCTGGCTGTCAGCGATCTTGCGCCGCTTCCGGTCATCGCGCGCACCGAAACCGAAGCAGCCGAAGCCGTCGCGGGCGGCACGGCGGAAGCCGCGATCGGGTTGGAAACACTGGCGGATCAATTCAACCTAGGGTTCGTGCCACTGACAATCGAGGCGTTCGACCTGCTGATCAACAGGCGCAGCTACTTCACCACGCCAGTCCAGCACCTGTTGGCCTTCATGCGCACGGCAGATTTTGCCGCCAAGGCGCGAACACTGAAAGGGTATGAGATCGCCGCCGCAGGTGAGGTACGCTGGCTGTCCGCCTGA
- a CDS encoding GNAT family N-acetyltransferase yields MTTLTIRQGDPRHPQATALLEASHALMQSLFPAESNFYLSIDALCEESIHFFVVERDGDTVGCAALAVKDGYGEVKSMFVYPAARGTGAAGMLMQQIDSHARDLGLPVIKLETGPGLDAAHKLYHRHGFELCGAFGDYPESPYSVFMQKVF; encoded by the coding sequence ATGACCACTCTAACCATCCGCCAGGGCGATCCCCGACATCCGCAAGCGACCGCTTTGCTGGAAGCAAGTCATGCCCTGATGCAGTCGCTCTTCCCCGCCGAGTCGAATTTCTACCTGTCGATTGACGCGTTGTGCGAAGAAAGTATCCACTTCTTCGTCGTGGAGCGCGACGGCGATACAGTAGGTTGCGCCGCACTTGCCGTGAAGGATGGCTACGGAGAGGTCAAATCCATGTTTGTTTATCCCGCAGCGCGGGGCACCGGTGCGGCAGGGATGTTGATGCAGCAGATTGACAGTCACGCGCGGGACCTCGGGTTGCCCGTGATCAAGTTGGAAACCGGACCGGGGTTGGATGCAGCTCACAAGCTGTATCACAGGCATGGCTTCGAATTGTGCGGAGCGTTTGGTGACTACCCCGAAAGCCCGTATAGCGTTTTCATGCAGAAGGTGTTCTGA
- the cobD gene encoding threonine-phosphate decarboxylase CobD, protein MTRPVHGGDLGDAVSRFGGNIADWLDLSTGINRVPYPVTEISTHLWRSLPTAADHTALIDAARIAYRTDWPCLPVAGAQAAIQMLPYLHNAGRIGLRGPSYNEFATVFEGAGKSLEEVSTTTDLEGFDIAILVNPNNPDGRLETPESLRKLAKVVGLLIVDESFCDTEPETSLLSTGGADNIIVLRSFGKFFGLAGLRLGFVFGADSYIARLSQLRGPWAVSGPALSVGAHALADLDWQARTRDRLRNDAERMDQMAIRAGWTAVGGSTLFRLYQTDGARAARDRLARHRVWSRIFPYSGTWLRLGLPGDDEEWQRVETAVA, encoded by the coding sequence ATGACGCGCCCCGTGCATGGGGGTGATCTAGGCGACGCGGTCAGCCGTTTCGGCGGAAACATTGCCGATTGGCTGGACCTGTCCACCGGCATCAACCGTGTTCCATATCCTGTGACCGAAATCAGCACCCATTTGTGGCGCAGCCTGCCTACCGCAGCCGATCACACAGCCCTGATCGATGCGGCACGCATAGCCTACCGCACAGATTGGCCTTGCCTCCCCGTCGCTGGCGCGCAGGCAGCGATCCAAATGCTGCCCTACCTGCACAACGCCGGTCGCATCGGGTTGCGTGGCCCCAGCTACAACGAATTCGCGACCGTCTTTGAAGGTGCGGGAAAGTCACTGGAGGAAGTTTCTACAACGACCGACCTTGAGGGCTTCGACATCGCCATTCTGGTCAACCCCAACAATCCAGATGGGCGACTTGAGACACCGGAAAGCCTTCGGAAACTCGCCAAGGTAGTGGGTTTGCTGATCGTCGATGAAAGCTTTTGCGACACGGAACCCGAGACAAGCCTGCTCAGCACGGGCGGGGCAGACAACATCATCGTGCTCCGGTCCTTTGGCAAGTTCTTCGGGTTGGCGGGCCTGCGGCTAGGGTTTGTCTTCGGAGCTGATAGCTATATCGCCCGCCTGTCGCAGCTGCGTGGTCCTTGGGCTGTGTCCGGTCCCGCACTCAGCGTCGGCGCGCACGCTTTGGCTGATCTGGATTGGCAAGCCCGGACGCGCGACCGATTGCGCAACGATGCGGAGCGAATGGACCAAATGGCGATCCGCGCCGGGTGGACGGCGGTGGGCGGCTCCACCCTGTTCCGGCTGTATCAGACCGATGGCGCGCGGGCGGCACGCGACCGCCTGGCCCGCCATCGCGTTTGGAGCAGGATTTTTCCCTACTCCGGCACATGGCTGCGGCTTGGCCTGCCGGGCGACGACGAAGAATGGCAGCGCGTAGAAACCGCGGTCGCCTAG
- the cbiB gene encoding adenosylcobinamide-phosphate synthase CbiB: MNFAAAMAIALLIDWIFGWPEALQKRIGHPVEWIGKIIEDLDRHWNTPDRSREDRRRAGIYTTAITVGGTGVIALTLQMVLPDNGFGTIFLGILCAPLIAANSLHSHVHDVATPLLVEKIQQAREAVSRIVGRDPDQLDEAGIARASIETLAENLSDGVVAPLFWGTILGLPGMACYKAINTLDSMIGHKNKKYRSFGRFAAKLDDLANWIPARLTGLILCLTTSDPQTALRVMWRDARSHRSPNAGWPESAMAAARGVRLSGPRAYGDATSPEPWLNENAPDPSAPTIYASLHHYRRALFVTLGGLIVWAIL, from the coding sequence TTGAACTTTGCCGCAGCCATGGCGATTGCCTTGCTCATCGACTGGATTTTCGGCTGGCCGGAAGCGCTGCAAAAACGCATCGGACATCCGGTAGAATGGATTGGCAAGATCATCGAAGATCTGGATCGCCACTGGAATACGCCGGACAGAAGCCGCGAGGATCGGCGGCGCGCGGGCATCTACACCACTGCCATCACGGTCGGCGGGACGGGTGTCATCGCGCTGACGCTGCAAATGGTGCTACCGGACAACGGCTTCGGGACGATATTTCTGGGCATTTTGTGTGCGCCTCTGATCGCAGCCAACAGCTTGCATAGCCATGTGCATGACGTGGCCACGCCGCTTCTGGTGGAAAAGATTCAGCAAGCGCGCGAGGCCGTGTCCCGTATCGTCGGACGCGATCCGGACCAACTCGACGAAGCCGGCATTGCGCGAGCGTCCATCGAAACACTGGCAGAGAACCTGTCCGACGGCGTCGTTGCCCCGCTGTTCTGGGGCACGATATTGGGGTTGCCGGGTATGGCCTGCTATAAGGCGATCAACACTCTGGACAGCATGATCGGTCACAAGAACAAGAAGTACCGCAGCTTTGGGCGCTTCGCCGCGAAGCTCGACGACCTGGCCAACTGGATCCCCGCGCGGTTGACTGGGCTGATTCTGTGCCTGACGACATCCGACCCGCAAACCGCCCTTCGCGTCATGTGGCGCGATGCGCGCAGTCACCGTTCACCCAACGCGGGTTGGCCCGAAAGCGCCATGGCCGCCGCACGAGGGGTGCGACTGTCCGGACCGCGAGCCTATGGCGACGCGACCAGCCCGGAGCCATGGCTCAACGAGAACGCCCCCGACCCTTCGGCCCCGACGATCTATGCCTCTCTGCATCACTACCGCCGTGCATTGTTCGTCACGCTAGGTGGTCTGATTGTCTGGGCGATCCTATGA
- the cobA gene encoding uroporphyrinogen-III C-methyltransferase → MTDHAKPEVPAFDWPEFPAGLVWLVGAGPGDPGLLSLLGLHALRQADVVIHDALVNPQILEWRKQGAQAEYAGKRGGRPSADQRDISARLVELAKAGKRVLRLKGGDPFVFGRGGEEVQTLLDADVPVRVTPGVSAGIGGLAYAGIPVTHRLTNQVVTFLTGHDLKNDTTPSIDWQAIARGSPVLVMYMALRHIDRIAARLIEAGRAKEEPVAVVTNATLPNMKVLETTLATCAADVVETGLTAPAIICVGKVVSLRAMTDWLGSSEG, encoded by the coding sequence ATGACTGATCATGCGAAACCCGAGGTTCCCGCATTTGACTGGCCGGAGTTTCCGGCGGGCCTGGTTTGGCTCGTTGGCGCGGGTCCCGGCGATCCGGGTCTGCTGAGCCTGCTGGGTCTCCACGCGCTCAGGCAGGCCGATGTGGTTATCCACGATGCGTTGGTGAACCCCCAGATTCTCGAATGGCGCAAGCAGGGGGCCCAGGCGGAATACGCCGGCAAGCGTGGCGGTCGGCCTTCGGCAGATCAGCGTGATATCTCCGCCCGGCTTGTCGAACTTGCGAAGGCAGGCAAGCGTGTTCTGCGGCTGAAGGGCGGTGATCCATTTGTCTTCGGGCGCGGCGGTGAAGAAGTTCAGACCCTCCTTGACGCGGACGTCCCCGTGCGTGTCACGCCAGGTGTTTCCGCGGGAATCGGTGGGCTGGCCTATGCGGGTATTCCAGTCACACACCGGCTTACCAATCAGGTCGTGACATTTCTGACTGGCCACGATCTGAAGAACGACACCACCCCGTCAATCGACTGGCAGGCCATAGCGCGCGGCTCTCCGGTTCTGGTGATGTATATGGCACTTAGACATATTGATCGTATCGCGGCCCGTTTGATCGAGGCCGGTCGGGCCAAAGAAGAACCGGTTGCGGTCGTTACCAACGCGACGCTGCCAAATATGAAAGTGCTTGAGACGACGCTCGCCACCTGTGCGGCTGATGTAGTCGAAACCGGTCTGACAGCGCCGGCCATAATTTGCGTGGGCAAGGTTGTGTCTTTACGAGCCATGACCGACTGGCTCGGCTCTTCGGAAGGATAG
- the cobU gene encoding bifunctional adenosylcobinamide kinase/adenosylcobinamide-phosphate guanylyltransferase — protein MGQILLVTGGARSGKSRFAEMRARSMAGDPVYIATAQAFDEEMAERIIQHRTERRGQGWQTIEEPLAIAKALRDTDGAGPRLLDCLTLWLNNVIHAGGDWRSEVKGLVATLAEQSSPVVLVTNEVGFGIVPDNPLARAFRDAAGFAAQMVAEVADEVVLVVAGYPVTVKTFR, from the coding sequence ATGGGTCAAATTCTACTTGTCACGGGTGGCGCACGGTCCGGCAAAAGCCGGTTCGCGGAAATGCGGGCGCGGAGCATGGCGGGTGATCCTGTCTATATCGCGACCGCGCAGGCGTTTGACGAAGAGATGGCGGAGCGTATCATCCAACACCGGACCGAGCGCCGGGGGCAGGGATGGCAGACGATCGAAGAGCCGCTTGCGATTGCAAAAGCGTTGCGCGACACCGACGGGGCCGGGCCACGCTTGCTCGACTGCCTGACCCTGTGGCTTAACAATGTGATCCATGCAGGTGGCGACTGGAGGTCCGAGGTAAAGGGGCTTGTTGCAACGCTGGCTGAACAATCTTCACCTGTCGTTCTGGTGACGAACGAGGTGGGTTTTGGCATTGTGCCGGACAACCCGCTGGCGCGCGCATTTCGCGACGCTGCCGGGTTTGCCGCGCAAATGGTGGCCGAAGTAGCCGACGAGGTCGTGCTGGTTGTCGCGGGGTATCCAGTCACGGTGAAGACGTTTCGGTAG
- the cobT gene encoding nicotinate-nucleotide--dimethylbenzimidazole phosphoribosyltransferase, translating into MMDGAVPVSEFTQAIWHKIDTKTKPPGSLGRIEELAVQIAELQQSLTPRMDRCQLTIFAADHGIAHAGVSAFPQQVTRQMVLNFANGGAAANVFARTNGVDLRIVDTGVVGGPFDLEEVLGRRLGDGTANFTGQPAMPAESAETALEQGRALGQDGDWDAVAFGEMGIANTSSATLIAHKISGLPVAKLTGRGTGLDDEALRYKTDVLESAACRTGDLTPLETLAQYGGFEIATMAGAMLGAAGARRVIIVDGFIATSAALVALGLNPSIKPALVFAHRSDEAGHSILLNHLNASPLLDLGMRLGEGSGALLAWPLIKSAAAMLNEMASFEDADVTDGS; encoded by the coding sequence ATGATGGACGGCGCAGTGCCAGTTTCCGAGTTCACGCAAGCCATCTGGCACAAGATCGACACCAAGACCAAACCACCCGGATCGCTCGGGCGGATCGAAGAACTGGCCGTGCAGATCGCAGAATTGCAGCAAAGCCTGACACCCCGGATGGATCGCTGCCAATTGACGATCTTTGCCGCCGATCACGGGATTGCGCATGCTGGCGTGTCGGCCTTCCCGCAGCAAGTCACGCGGCAGATGGTTCTAAACTTCGCCAATGGCGGGGCGGCGGCGAACGTCTTCGCCCGCACCAACGGTGTCGATCTGCGGATCGTGGATACGGGGGTTGTAGGGGGGCCTTTTGACCTGGAAGAAGTGCTGGGTCGCCGCCTCGGAGACGGCACAGCGAATTTCACGGGTCAGCCTGCGATGCCCGCAGAATCTGCTGAAACGGCTTTGGAACAGGGTCGCGCCTTGGGTCAGGATGGAGACTGGGACGCAGTCGCTTTCGGCGAAATGGGTATTGCCAATACTTCCAGCGCCACGCTCATTGCTCACAAGATCAGCGGCTTGCCAGTTGCGAAACTGACCGGTCGTGGCACCGGACTGGACGATGAGGCGCTAAGGTACAAGACGGATGTACTTGAAAGTGCCGCCTGTCGAACTGGCGATCTGACCCCGTTAGAAACGCTTGCCCAATATGGCGGGTTTGAGATCGCGACCATGGCCGGCGCAATGCTCGGGGCGGCAGGGGCGAGGCGGGTCATCATTGTCGACGGCTTCATCGCCACGTCCGCCGCGCTTGTCGCGCTGGGATTGAACCCGTCGATCAAACCGGCATTGGTGTTTGCGCACCGCTCGGACGAGGCTGGTCATTCGATACTGCTCAATCACCTGAACGCCTCCCCCTTGCTTGACCTGGGGATGCGGCTTGGCGAAGGATCGGGTGCATTGCTGGCATGGCCGCTGATCAAGTCCGCCGCTGCCATGCTGAATGAAATGGCAAGCTTCGAAGACGCGGACGTAACGGACGGATCATGA
- a CDS encoding ATP-binding cassette domain-containing protein, whose protein sequence is MRDLIDDDLATAEVASLPPPLLEARGLSYAVYRKPIIHNLDLRVEPNRRLVILGANGSGKTTLLRLLHGLILPSSGHIETNTLHPNAMVFQKPTLLRRSVRANLDFALKAYGVARTARRQSVTDALACARLQEKADQPARSLSGGEQQRLACARALACRPSILFLDEPTASLDPASTQMIEAQLEAATADGVTLVLVTHDAGQARRMADDIIFLHAGRIVERQSAVDFFNTPRSASAQAWLAGELYVDP, encoded by the coding sequence ATGCGTGATCTGATCGACGATGACCTTGCGACCGCGGAGGTGGCATCGCTACCGCCGCCACTGCTGGAAGCGCGCGGCTTGTCCTATGCGGTGTATCGCAAGCCCATCATTCACAACCTAGATCTACGGGTCGAACCCAACCGGCGCCTCGTCATTCTTGGTGCGAACGGGTCGGGCAAGACGACCCTTCTGCGACTTTTGCACGGGTTGATTCTTCCAAGTAGCGGGCACATCGAAACGAACACGCTTCATCCGAACGCGATGGTGTTTCAGAAGCCAACCTTGCTGCGGCGGTCGGTCAGGGCCAATCTGGATTTTGCGCTGAAGGCGTATGGTGTCGCGCGCACCGCACGCCGCCAATCGGTCACGGATGCCCTTGCATGTGCCCGTCTGCAAGAAAAGGCGGACCAACCGGCCCGTTCGTTGTCAGGCGGTGAGCAGCAGCGGCTGGCATGTGCCCGCGCCTTGGCGTGTCGCCCGTCGATCTTGTTTCTGGACGAACCGACTGCGAGTCTCGACCCAGCCTCCACCCAGATGATCGAAGCTCAATTGGAAGCGGCAACTGCGGATGGCGTTACGCTGGTTCTGGTGACGCATGATGCGGGGCAGGCACGGCGAATGGCTGATGATATCATCTTTCTACACGCAGGACGCATTGTCGAACGACAATCTGCCGTGGACTTCTTCAATACCCCCAGATCAGCCTCCGCGCAGGCATGGCTTGCGGGAGAACTCTATGTCGACCCCTGA
- a CDS encoding cobyric acid synthase: MIQGTGSNVGKSVIVAGLCRAFARRGLSVRPFKPQNMSNNAAVTADGGEIGRAQALQALACGRDPTCDMNPVLLKPETDRGAQVIVQGQRLAYQDARHFGALRDRLLPKVVESFERLSKGADLVLVEGAGSPAEVNLRARDIANMGFARAAGVPVLLLGDIDRGGVIAQIVGTKAVLDPADAALIRGFAINKFRGDPALFEDGYRFIASRTQWRGAGVIPWFTEASALPAEDAVDMAPGGGRDGLHIVCPMLSRIANFDDLDPLKSEPQVRLSMVPPGRALPGDADVVILPGTKSTRGDLALLRQQGWDIDITAHRRRGGHVLGICGGYQMLGRIVRDPDGVDGMAGESAGLGFLDVETWMAGQKHVRQVSGTHCGTTVPINGYEIHMGVTNGPDCDRPFAMIGSRADGAVSSCGLTSGTYVHGAFASDEFRAAWLQTFGRQASGVSYDARVDQTLDALALHLELHMDLDSVLSMAGQV, from the coding sequence ATGATCCAGGGAACCGGCTCCAACGTTGGAAAGTCTGTCATCGTCGCCGGGCTTTGCCGTGCGTTCGCGAGACGGGGGCTGTCGGTGCGGCCGTTCAAGCCGCAGAACATGTCCAACAATGCCGCTGTCACCGCTGATGGGGGTGAGATCGGAAGGGCTCAGGCGCTTCAGGCTTTGGCGTGCGGGCGAGACCCCACCTGTGACATGAACCCGGTATTGCTGAAACCCGAAACGGACCGCGGCGCGCAAGTCATAGTGCAGGGACAGCGGCTGGCCTATCAGGATGCGCGGCACTTCGGGGCGCTGCGGGATCGCTTGCTGCCAAAAGTTGTCGAGAGTTTCGAGCGCCTTTCCAAAGGTGCCGATCTGGTTCTGGTCGAGGGTGCCGGAAGCCCGGCGGAGGTCAACCTCAGGGCGCGAGATATCGCTAATATGGGCTTTGCCCGCGCAGCTGGTGTGCCGGTCCTTTTGCTTGGCGATATCGACCGGGGCGGGGTGATCGCGCAAATCGTCGGAACGAAGGCTGTTCTGGATCCGGCCGATGCGGCGCTGATCCGTGGGTTTGCTATAAACAAGTTTCGTGGCGATCCGGCGCTTTTCGAAGATGGATATCGGTTTATCGCGTCCCGGACGCAGTGGCGGGGCGCCGGCGTCATCCCTTGGTTCACCGAAGCGAGCGCTCTACCAGCTGAGGATGCCGTCGATATGGCGCCGGGCGGCGGACGGGACGGATTGCATATCGTTTGCCCCATGCTGTCACGCATCGCCAACTTCGATGATCTGGACCCGCTGAAATCGGAACCACAAGTGCGTCTGAGCATGGTGCCGCCGGGACGGGCTTTGCCCGGCGATGCCGATGTCGTGATCCTGCCGGGAACGAAATCGACGCGCGGAGATCTGGCGCTTCTACGTCAGCAAGGATGGGACATAGATATCACGGCCCATCGACGTCGGGGAGGGCATGTGCTTGGTATCTGCGGCGGGTATCAAATGCTGGGACGCATCGTGCGCGACCCCGATGGTGTGGATGGTATGGCGGGTGAAAGTGCAGGTCTAGGGTTTCTGGACGTTGAAACGTGGATGGCCGGGCAAAAACATGTGCGGCAGGTTTCGGGAACACACTGTGGCACGACAGTTCCGATCAACGGCTACGAGATTCATATGGGCGTGACGAACGGCCCCGATTGTGATCGCCCTTTTGCGATGATCGGCAGCCGGGCAGATGGTGCGGTGTCTTCATGCGGCCTGACCAGCGGCACCTATGTGCATGGTGCATTCGCTAGTGACGAGTTCAGGGCAGCTTGGCTGCAAACTTTCGGGCGGCAAGCGTCAGGGGTGTCTTACGATGCGCGGGTGGATCAGACGCTCGATGCGCTGGCCTTGCATTTGGAACTTCACATGGATCTGGATTCCGTGCTTTCTATGGCGGGGCAGGTCTAG
- the truA gene encoding tRNA pseudouridine(38-40) synthase TruA, whose product MPRYALKVEYHGAPFAGWQRQKDQPSVQQTLEEAIRMLDADAPGIAAAGRTDAGVHAYGQIAHCDMAKNWDSFRLSEALNYHLKPHPVAIVQAAPVSDEWHARFSAVERRYLFRLVSRRAPVTHDSGLVWQIGHDLNAETMQLGANRLIGRHDFTTFRSSICQAQSPVKTLDELRVEEVAYPDGREYRFHVRARSFLHNQVRSFVGTLERVGAGKWTPDDVQSALESRDRAACGPVCPPQGLYLAGVGYPDEPFTLEDNGLSRPS is encoded by the coding sequence ATGCCCAGATACGCCCTGAAAGTCGAATATCACGGTGCTCCTTTCGCCGGCTGGCAGCGCCAGAAGGATCAACCGTCCGTCCAGCAAACGCTGGAAGAAGCCATTCGCATGCTGGACGCCGACGCGCCCGGGATCGCGGCGGCGGGGCGCACGGATGCAGGTGTACATGCCTATGGTCAGATCGCGCATTGCGATATGGCAAAGAACTGGGATAGCTTCCGCCTGTCGGAGGCTCTGAACTACCATCTAAAGCCCCACCCCGTTGCCATCGTGCAGGCCGCGCCGGTCAGCGACGAATGGCACGCGCGGTTTTCAGCGGTTGAACGGCGCTACCTGTTCCGGCTCGTCAGCCGACGTGCGCCCGTCACGCATGACAGTGGACTGGTTTGGCAAATCGGGCATGATCTGAATGCAGAAACAATGCAACTCGGTGCAAACCGGTTGATCGGACGCCATGATTTCACGACATTCCGCTCCTCGATCTGTCAGGCTCAAAGCCCGGTCAAAACTCTGGATGAGTTGCGGGTCGAAGAAGTCGCCTATCCTGACGGGAGGGAATACCGGTTCCATGTCCGTGCGCGCAGTTTCCTGCACAATCAGGTGCGCAGTTTTGTCGGCACGCTTGAACGCGTGGGGGCAGGAAAGTGGACGCCAGACGACGTACAGTCCGCTCTGGAAAGCAGGGACCGCGCGGCTTGCGGCCCCGTCTGCCCGCCGCAAGGGCTCTATCTCGCGGGCGTAGGTTACCCCGACGAGCCCTTTACACTTGAAGATAACGGCCTTTCGCGGCCAAGCTGA